Proteins from a genomic interval of Desulfovibrio piger:
- the mreC gene encoding rod shape-determining protein MreC: MTFRRFLLMAGGLLVLFLGMYSWNQRTHTLDDIAANVGLEMSGTVLGTFDSVKGSVMDAWRRYVDLVGVREENERLRAQVAELQARIVSHGEDLAELARLRELVQLPVDSAWKPVGARILAGRMGPNAIQDSITINRGYTSGARPGTPIVTNMGLVGRVLRASPHAATVLLITDPGSRIAVFAQQSRSAGILSGQGLEQPLEVGFVERDAPVTAGEILITSGLDGKYPKGIPVATVDSVAPSDSTQFLAVTARPLVDVRRLEEVLLLEPSGINRPLRPSEPAPDFVGPPRHPKRER; encoded by the coding sequence GTGACATTCCGACGCTTTCTCCTCATGGCGGGCGGCCTTCTGGTGCTGTTTCTGGGCATGTATTCCTGGAACCAGCGCACGCACACGCTCGATGACATCGCCGCCAACGTCGGCCTGGAGATGAGCGGCACGGTGCTGGGCACCTTCGATTCCGTCAAGGGCAGCGTCATGGACGCCTGGCGGCGCTATGTGGATCTGGTGGGCGTGCGCGAAGAAAACGAGCGCCTGCGCGCCCAGGTGGCCGAACTGCAGGCCCGCATCGTCTCCCACGGCGAGGATCTGGCGGAACTGGCCCGGCTGCGCGAGCTGGTGCAGCTGCCCGTGGACAGCGCCTGGAAGCCCGTGGGCGCCCGCATCCTGGCCGGACGCATGGGCCCCAACGCCATCCAGGACAGCATCACCATCAACCGGGGCTACACCTCGGGCGCCCGCCCCGGCACCCCCATCGTCACCAACATGGGCCTTGTGGGCCGCGTGCTGCGGGCCAGCCCCCATGCCGCCACGGTCCTGCTCATCACCGACCCGGGCAGCCGCATCGCCGTGTTCGCCCAGCAGAGCCGCTCGGCCGGCATCCTGAGCGGACAGGGTCTGGAACAGCCGCTGGAAGTGGGCTTTGTGGAACGCGACGCCCCGGTGACCGCCGGGGAGATCCTCATCACCTCCGGTCTGGACGGCAAATATCCCAAGGGCATCCCCGTGGCCACCGTGGACAGCGTGGCCCCCTCGGACTCCACCCAGTTTCTGGCCGTCACGGCCCGGCCCCTGGTGGACGTGCGCCGTCTGGAAGAGGTGCTGCTGCTGGAGCCCAGCGGCATCAACCGGCCCCTGCGCCCCAGCGAGCCCGCCCCGGACTTCGTGGGCCCGCCCCGGCACCCCAAAAGGGAGCGCTAG